TCTTCCGGCAGAAGATTGTGGAGGGGCAGCAGGTGGAACTGCCGGACCCCTGGCTTGAGACGGGGGACGTCTGGCTCATCCCGCATGTGGACGAGGCCGAGGAGGTGCGCTTCTCCGGCGTTGTGGACCAGGTGTGGGAGGAGGACGGGCACGCCCGTTTCATCCACCGCGACTACACGTCGGTGCTGGCCGTCCCGATGGACATGGCCATCACGGGCTTTCGGACAGAGCATGTGAACACGCTGCGCCTGTGGGACTCGAAGTCCACCACACAGATCGACATGTCGCTGTTTTCGCGCGGAGAATACCTGCGGGCGCTGGAGCAAAACGCCCTGGCGGAGGTCATCTCGAAGGTTCTCTACCCGGAGGACAACCACTTTGAGGGAAAGCTTTTGCGGCTGCGGCAGCAGTATTTCTTTGTGTCCGCCACCGTGCAGTCGATCGTACGCCGTCACCGGGCGCGGTACGATACGCTGAAAAACTTCCACCTGCGCCATGTGATCCAGATCAACGACACGCACCCCACGCTGGTGATCCCGGAGCTTATGCGCATCTTCCTCGACGAGGAGGGCATGGAGTGGGACGAGGCGTGGAGCATTGTCACGCACACGGTGGCCTATACCAATCACACGGTGATGTCGGAGGCGCTGGAGCGCTGGTCGCAGCCGATGGTGGAGATGCTGCTGCCGCGCATTTGGATGATCCTCTGCGAGATCAACAACCGCTATCTGCGGATGCTCAGTGAAGACCATCGCTACACGGAGGAGCAGCTCGCCCAGGCGGCCATCATCTGGGACGGCGAGATCCGTATGGCCAACCTGTGCGTGTGCGCCTGTTTCGCGATCAACGGCGTCTCGGAACTGCACAGCACGATCCTTAGGCAGACGATCTTCCGCGACGCCTTCGAGCGAACGCCGCACAAGTTCTTCAACATTACAAATGGGATCGACCATCGCCGCTGGCTGGCGCAGATCAACCCGCGGCTGCACGCGCTCGTCTGCGAGCTGACCGGCTCCGACGCGTACCTTCTGCGGCCGGAGAAACTGGAGGCGCTCGGCGCATTTGCGGGCGACGCCTCCGTACTGCGCGCGCTGGGGGTTATCAAGCGGGAGAATAAGCAGCGGCTGTCGAACTACATCCGGGCCGAGACCGGGCTGCTCGTAGACCCGAACTCCCTGTTCGACGTCCAGGTGAAGCGGCTGCACGAGTACAAACGGCAGCTGCTCAATGTGATGCACATCATCGCGCTGTATAACAGCCTGCGGGACAACCCGCGGCAGGAGATG
This sequence is a window from Oscillospiraceae bacterium. Protein-coding genes within it:
- a CDS encoding glycogen/starch/alpha-glucan phosphorylase, giving the protein MSNNTHSEAAALREEIVSKLQRHFGREVGSASREQIFKACALLLRDRMSSGLVQRTECEKVADKRQVHYMSLEFLLGRSLMKNAYNLGILEELTQALISLGVEPGEIFEQELDAGLGNGGLGRLAACYMDSMTTLGVSATGYSICYHYGIFRQKIVEGQQVELPDPWLETGDVWLIPHVDEAEEVRFSGVVDQVWEEDGHARFIHRDYTSVLAVPMDMAITGFRTEHVNTLRLWDSKSTTQIDMSLFSRGEYLRALEQNALAEVISKVLYPEDNHFEGKLLRLRQQYFFVSATVQSIVRRHRARYDTLKNFHLRHVIQINDTHPTLVIPELMRIFLDEEGMEWDEAWSIVTHTVAYTNHTVMSEALERWSQPMVEMLLPRIWMILCEINNRYLRMLSEDHRYTEEQLAQAAIIWDGEIRMANLCVCACFAINGVSELHSTILRQTIFRDAFERTPHKFFNITNGIDHRRWLAQINPRLHALVCELTGSDAYLLRPEKLEALGAFAGDASVLRALGVIKRENKQRLSNYIRAETGLLVDPNSLFDVQVKRLHEYKRQLLNVMHIIALYNSLRDNPRQEMQPRTFLFGAKAASGYHMAKRIIRLINSLAAQINNDPLVAERIRLVFLENYRVSVAEMLMPAAEISEQISTAGKEASGTGNMKFMMNGALTLGTLDGANVEISEEVGLDNIFLFGLRAEEVEVLIRDGYEPMQYYNHSPELKRVLDHISVGFADGVAYSDITSSLLLSDTYLLLADFESYRQAQDRVRRTYRSPELWNRMSLINIASAGRFAADRSISQYRRHIWEA